The following proteins are co-located in the Candidatus Desulfatibia profunda genome:
- a CDS encoding nucleotidyltransferase translates to MNIFDEFTEIIKHIERQKIRYALVGGVAMAFYAEPRFTQDVDLLIEPNDLEKVRQILEKNGYFESAEPWTFKSTPLTLHRFLKVIENDQMIIDLLL, encoded by the coding sequence ATGAATATTTTCGATGAATTTACAGAAATAATAAAACATATTGAACGTCAAAAAATAAGGTATGCTCTTGTTGGTGGCGTAGCAATGGCATTTTATGCAGAACCTCGATTTACCCAAGACGTTGACCTTTTGATAGAGCCAAATGATTTAGAAAAAGTCCGTCAGATACTAGAAAAAAATGGATATTTTGAATCAGCAGAGCCGTGGACATTCAAAAGCACTCCTTTGACCTTGCATCGCTTTTTAAAGGTTATAGAAAATGACCAAATGATTATAGACCTTTTGCTAG